A region from the Cyprinus carpio isolate SPL01 chromosome A8, ASM1834038v1, whole genome shotgun sequence genome encodes:
- the LOC109079755 gene encoding WD repeat-containing protein WRAP73 produces MNFSEVFKQSNQLCKVSPDGKYLATCVQYRLVVRDFNSLQIVHLYTCLDPVMHMEWSSDSLFILCAMYKRGLVQVWSLEQPDWHCKIDEGSIGLVSSRWSPDGRHILNTTEFSLRVTVWSLCTKSVSYIKYPKACQKGMDFTADGRYMALAERRECKDYISVFVCDDWHLLRHFESETQDLAGLEWSPNSCVLAVWDSCLEYKILLYSLDGRLLSSYSAYEWSLGIKSVAWSPSSQFLAIGSYDEKVRILNHITWKKITQFEHPATIINAKAVVFKEVEKRPVVGSEDLSIHQLTVDNSLFSTQSKYEITQLPAQVPVIKPDPDRANPKIGISALAFSAGNHYLATKNDNMPQNLWVWDMQRLSLLAVLEQTAPVRCFVWDPHRPRLALCTGNTKVYLWSPAGCVSVNVPVEGSFQVQSLFWHCSGSSLVLLSKEHICLCYVDAEEEK; encoded by the exons ATGAATTTCTCAGAGGTCTTTAAGCAGAGCAATCAACTGTGCAAAGTTTCTCCAGATGGGAAATATCTG GCCACCTGTGTTCAGTACCGCCTGGTGGTCCGTGATTTCAACAGCCTTCAGATCGTGCACCTGTACACCTGCCTGGACCCGGTGATGCACATGGAGTGGTCCTCTGACTCCCTCTTCATCCTTTGTGCCATGTACAAAAGAGGACTAGTGCAG GTGTGGTCTCTAGAGCAGCCGGACTGGCATTGTAAGATAGACGAGGGTTCGATTGGACTAGTCTCATCACGCTGGAGTCCAGACGGGCGACACATACTCAACACCACTGAGTTCAGT TTGAGAGTCACCGTCTGGTCCCTGTGCACAAAATCTGTATCCTACATCAAGTATCCTAAAGCCTGCCAGAAAG GTATGGACTTCACTGCAGACGGCCGTTATATGGCTCTGGCCGAGAGACGGGAGTGTAAAGACTacatcagtgtgtttgtgtgtgatgacTGGCATCTTCTCAGA CATTTCGAGAGCGAGACTCAAGATCTGGCTGGGCTGGAGTGGTCTCCTAACAGCTGTGTGCTTGCAGTGTGGGACAGCTGTCTTGAG TATAAAATTCTATTATATTCGCTGGACGGCCGCCTGTTGTCCTCCTACAGTGCTTATGAGTGGTCTCTAGGCATAAAGTCCGTTGCTTGGAGTCCCAGCAGCCAGTTCCTGGCCATTGGCAGCTACGATGAGAAG GTTCGGATCCTGAATCATATAACCTGGAAGAAGATCACACAATTCGAGCATCCAGCCACCATCATAAACGCCAAAGCT gtgGTGTTTAAGGAAGTAGAGAAAAGACCTGTTGTGGGCAGTgaggatctttctattcatcagctGACTGTGGATAATTCACTATTTAGCACACAGAGCAAGT ATGAGATCACACAACTGCCAGCCCAGGTGCCAGTAATCAAGCCCGATCCAGACCGAGCCAACCCAAAAATCGGCATCTCTGCTCTGGCTTTCAGTGCTGGTAATCACTACCTGGCTACAAAGAATG ATAACATGCCTCAGAACCTGTGGGTGTGGGACATGCAGAGACTCAGTCTGCTGGCCGTCCTGGAGCAGACGGCTCCTGTGCGCTGCTTTGTCTGGGACCCACACAGACCTCGACTGGCTCTCTGCACCGGAAACACCAAAGTTTATCTGTGGTCACCAGCTGGCTGCGTGTCTGTGAATGTGCCAGTAGAAG GCAGTTTTCAGGTGCAGTCTCTGTTTTGGCACTGCAGTGGCAGCTCACTGGTGCTGCTCTCGAAAGAGCACATCTGCCTGTGTTACGTGGATGCAGAGGAGGAGAAATAA